The following proteins are co-located in the Anas platyrhynchos isolate ZD024472 breed Pekin duck chromosome 1, IASCAAS_PekinDuck_T2T, whole genome shotgun sequence genome:
- the PCDH20 gene encoding protocadherin-20, protein MGTVSGCRGEERRRAGGGAGALLGRSRRRRPGMGPPGSRGSTSSARGSLQHLLLFLLFVGPFNCFASYSRATELFYSLNEGLPAGVLIGSLARDLRLPMASGQRPTVPQPPLSFTLASRGLGGQYVRLDNRSGELHTSALEIDREALCVESGGATVFGEAESTSSSSSSSSSLSSESCLLLLDVLVLPQEYFRLVKVKIAIRDVNDNAPRFPVPHIHLSVPENAPVNTRLAIEHPALDPDVGTNGVQTYRLRDNYGVFTLDVEENESGERTPYLIVMGALDRETREEYVTVIIAEDGGTPPLVGSATLTVGISDINDNCPQFSDSQLNVTLYGNSSLGTHVATVHAEDLDLGSNAEITYSYSQKVPQLSRDLFHLDETTGAITLSSKIDGDAPRLHRLIILGNGPGCIPAVITVLVTIIKVMMRPPEVVPRFIANEVEGVVYLKELEPINTPIAFFTIKDPDEKYKVNCYLDGDGPFRLSPYKPYNNEYLLETTKPLDYETQQLYEISVVAWNSEGFNVNKIIKIQVLDDNDNSPVFSQQLIELSIEENNVPNAFLTKLHATDADSGERGEVSYFLGPDAPSYFSLDKTTGVLTVATQLDREEKEKYRYTVKAVDSGFPPRESIATVTITVLDKNDNSPRFINKDFSFFVPENFPGFGEIGVISVTDADAGQNGWVALSVLNGSDIFVIDTGKGVLRAKVSLDREQQSSYVLWIEAVDGGDPALSSTAKITILLLDINDNPPLVLFPQSNMSYLLVLPSTLPGSPITEVYAVDKDTGMNAVIAYSIIGRRGPRPESFRIDPKTGNITLEESLMQNDYGLYRLLVKVSDHGYPEPLHSTVMVNLFVNDTVSNESYIESLLRKEPDINIEEKQPQISIEPTHQKMESASCMPTLVALSIISLGSIALVTGMGIYICLRKGKKHHRADENMEVQIPLNGRINLHMLEKKPMEISNI, encoded by the coding sequence CCTTTCAACTGCTTCGCCAGTTATAGCCGCGCCACGGAGCTCTTCTACAGCCTCAACGAGGGGCTGCCCGCGGGAGTGCTCATCGGCAGCCTAGCCCGTGACCTGCGGCTGCCAATGGCCAGCGGGCAGCGCCCCACGGTCCCCCAGCCACCCCTCTCCTTCACCCTGGCCTCCCGTGGCTTGGGGGGACAGTACGTGCGTCTGGACAACCGCTCCGGAGAGCTGCACACCTCGGCCCTGGAGATCGACCGGGAAGCTCTGTGCGTGGAGAGTGGTGGGGCCACTGTCTTTGGGGAGGCAGAAAGCAcgtcctcctcttcttcctcctcctcctcactgtcATCTGAGTcatgtctgctgctgctggacgTGCTGGTGCTGCCACAGGAGTATTTTCGCCTGGTGAAGGTGAAAATCGCTATCCGGGATGTCAATGACAACGCTCCCCGCTTTCCTGTGCCCCACATCCACCTCTCGGTGCCTGAGAATGCACCTGTGAACACCCGCCTGGCTATCGAACACCCTGCCCTTGACCCCGATGTGGGCACCAATGGCGTCCAGACCTATCGTCTGCGAGATAACTATGGTGTCTTCACCCTGGACGTGGAGGAGAACGAAAGTGGAGAGAGGACCCCCTACCTGATTGTCATGGGGGCTCTGGACAGAGAGACACGGGAGGAGTACGTCACGGTCATCATTGCTGAGGATGGGGGCACTCCTCCGCTTGTGGGCAGTGCTACACTTACTGTTGGCATCAGCGACATCAATGACAACTGCCCTCAGTTCAGTGACTCGCAGCTCAACGTCACCCTTTATGGGAATTCCAGCCTAGGGACACACGTGGCCACTGTCCACGCAGAAGACCTGGACCTTGGGTCCAATGCGGAGATCACCTACTCCTACAGCCAGAAGGTCCCTCAGCTATCCAGAGACTTGTTCCACCTGGATGAAACCACAGGAGCCATCACTCTCTCCAGTAAAATTGATGGGGATGCCCCAAGGCTCCACAGGCTGATCATATTGGGCAATGGTCCTGGTTGTATCCCTGCTGTGATCACAGTGCTAGTAACCATCATCAAAGTCATGATGAGGCCACCTGAAGTTGTCCCTCGTTTCATAGCTAATGAAGTGGAAGGAGTGGTGTACTTAAAGGAATTGGAGCCTATTAACACACCAATAGCATTTTTTACCATCAAAGACCCTGATGAAAAATACAAAGTCAATTGCTATTTGGATGGTGATGGGCCTTTCAGACTTTCACCATACAAGCCATACAACAATGAATACCTCTTAGAGACCACAAAACCTTTGGACTACGAAACACAGCAGCTGTATGAAATCTCTGTAGTTGCATGGAACTCAGAAGGATTTAATGTaaacaaaataatcaaaatacaaGTTTTGGATGACAATGACAACTCACCAGTTTTCTCTCAACAGCTGATAGAATTATCCATTGAGGAAAACAATGTTCCCAATGCTTTCTTGACCAAACTGCATGCTACAGATGCTGACAGTGGAGAAAGAGGGGAAGTGTCCTATTTTTTAGGGCCTGATGCTCCTTCCTATTTTTCTTTGGATAAAACCACAGGAGTTCTTACAGTTGCTACTCAGCTGgatagagaagaaaaggagaaatacaGATATACTGTGAAAGCAGTAGATTCTGGGTTCCCTCCAAGAGAATCAATAGCAACTGTCACCATCACTGTATTGGATAAAAATGATAATAGTCCAAGATTTATCAATAAGGATTTCAGCTTTTTTGTGCCAGAAAACTTTCCAGGTTTTGGTGAAATCGGAGTTATCAGTGTCACAGATGCTGATGCAGGGCAAAATGGATGGGTTGCCCTTTCAGTCCTGAATGGAAGTGATATTTTTGTCATAGATACTGGAAAAGGAGTTTTGAGAGCTAAAGTCTCCCTGGACAGGGAACAGCAAAGCTCCTATGTGCTGTGGATCGAAGCAGTTGATGGTGGTGATCCTGCCCTGTCTTCTACTGCAAAAATAACTATCCTTCTTCTTGACATAAATGACAACCCCCCTTTGGTCTTGTTTCCACAGTCTAATATGTCTTATTTGTTAGTTCTTCCTTCTACCCTTCCTGGCTCTCCCATCACTGAGGTCTATGCTGTTGATAAAGACACTGGCATGAATGCCGTCATAGCATACAGCATCATAGGAAGAAGAGGCCCCCGGCCAGAGTCATTTAGGATTGACCCTAAAACTGGTAATATCACCTTGGAAGAGTCGCTCATGCAAAATGACTATGGCCTGTATCGGCTGCTTGTAAAAGTTAGTGATCACGGCTATCCAGAACCTCTCCATTCCACTGTCATGGTGAATCTCTTCGTCAATGACACAGTTAGCAATGAGAGCTATATTGAAAGTTTATTAAGAAAGGAGCCTGATATCAATATAGAAGAAAAGCAGCCACAAATATCCATAGAGCCTACACATCAAAAAATGGAGTCAGCATCCTGCATGCCTACTTTAGTGGCTCTGTCAATAATAAGCTTGGGTTCAATTGCTTTAGTAACTGGGATGGGCATTTACATCTGtctgagaaaagggaagaagcaTCACAGAGCAGATGAAAACATGGAAGTACAAATCCCATTAAATGGAAGAATTAACCTGCACATGTTGGAGAAGAAACCAATGGAAATTTCCAACATATGA